One stretch of Sinorhizobium fredii DNA includes these proteins:
- a CDS encoding LLM class flavin-dependent oxidoreductase: MEFATFLLAAQRGYHQSPDTVIRNSIEQVVLSEQAGFNTAWFAEHHFNNYSLVPSPLMMVAHCAGLTSTIRLGTAVCVLPLYQPQRLLAEIGFADIVSDGRLELGVGSGYQQFEFERFGVDLDEAPAVFSEYLDILLKGLSQKVFEHDGQYQKIPPTAISLRTVQKPIPPIWIAAGSARSMRRAYREGHNLFVTAFHNGLDALRTLRESIEKAAICERKNVTKAKISLLRCCYASDHEAEINSYLDNARFQRRLSEALQQRRQQSEDGYMLEEVPTKQDLSFESMRENLPIGNVNRVIDRLLEEIGVLKPTQIAIQTQLGEFDQKTTLRQIELWGDRIIPAISSATRHRSAKVGSGSAQHDGR, from the coding sequence ATGGAATTCGCGACATTTCTGCTTGCCGCCCAACGGGGCTATCATCAATCCCCCGACACGGTCATCCGCAACTCAATCGAACAGGTAGTGCTTTCGGAGCAGGCCGGCTTCAACACGGCGTGGTTTGCCGAGCACCACTTCAATAATTACAGTCTCGTTCCCTCTCCATTGATGATGGTGGCGCATTGTGCCGGCCTGACGAGCACGATTCGTCTCGGTACCGCCGTCTGCGTACTGCCGCTCTATCAGCCGCAGCGCCTGCTTGCCGAGATCGGGTTCGCCGACATCGTGTCGGATGGTCGCCTTGAGCTTGGGGTCGGCTCCGGATACCAGCAGTTCGAGTTCGAGCGCTTCGGTGTCGATCTCGACGAGGCGCCTGCCGTCTTTTCCGAGTACCTGGATATCCTTCTCAAGGGGCTCAGCCAGAAGGTTTTCGAACACGACGGCCAGTATCAGAAGATACCTCCGACGGCGATTTCATTGCGGACCGTCCAGAAGCCGATCCCGCCGATCTGGATCGCGGCCGGATCCGCGCGCAGTATGAGGCGGGCCTATCGTGAGGGCCACAATCTGTTCGTCACGGCATTTCACAACGGCTTGGACGCTTTGCGCACGCTGCGCGAAAGCATCGAGAAGGCAGCGATCTGCGAGAGAAAAAATGTCACGAAAGCCAAGATATCACTGCTGCGCTGCTGCTATGCCAGCGACCACGAGGCGGAGATCAACAGCTATCTCGACAACGCCCGCTTTCAGCGGCGGCTATCTGAAGCGTTGCAACAGCGCCGGCAGCAGAGCGAGGACGGTTATATGCTTGAGGAAGTCCCGACGAAACAGGACCTGTCGTTCGAGAGCATGCGCGAGAACCTGCCGATCGGCAATGTGAATCGGGTGATCGACCGCCTGCTTGAAGAAATTGGCGTGCTGAAGCCGACGCAAATTGCCATTCAGACCCAATTGGGCGAGTTCGACCAGAAGACGACGCTGAGGCAAATTGAACTTTGGGGAGACAGGATCATCCCGGCGATCAGCTCGGCCACGCGCCACCGCTCGGCGAAGGTCGGGTCCGGCTCCGCTCAACATGATGGGCGATAA
- a CDS encoding nuclear transport factor 2 family protein: protein MDHKKIVELHDREAIRDCLYRYCRGIDRADEAALRSSYWPDAHDNHGAYAGSAEGFIEFALGVFKTEPRNIHQITNILIEFISPTEAAVESYFTALQRGPDGGRTIRQVLLCGRYCDLFQKREGEWRIAERTVVYDWLEEQTPQAMSEIERFGLRQPIGTSHPDDPIYALGKRRIPSRVRK, encoded by the coding sequence ATGGACCACAAGAAAATTGTCGAATTACACGACCGCGAAGCGATCCGCGACTGTCTCTATCGGTACTGCCGCGGGATAGACCGGGCGGACGAGGCGGCGCTGCGCAGCTCCTACTGGCCCGACGCGCATGACAATCACGGGGCGTATGCCGGTTCGGCTGAGGGCTTCATTGAGTTCGCGCTGGGTGTCTTCAAGACCGAACCGCGCAACATCCATCAGATCACGAACATTCTAATCGAGTTTATCAGCCCGACTGAAGCCGCCGTCGAAAGCTACTTCACTGCGCTCCAACGCGGGCCGGACGGCGGCAGGACAATACGCCAGGTTCTCCTATGTGGTCGCTATTGCGACCTTTTTCAGAAGCGGGAAGGGGAGTGGAGAATTGCCGAGCGCACGGTGGTCTACGATTGGCTCGAGGAGCAGACACCTCAGGCGATGTCAGAGATTGAGCGGTTCGGTCTCAGGCAGCCGATCGGAACATCGCATCCGGATGACCCGATCTACGCGCTTGGCAAACGCCGCATTCCTTCACGAGTACGAAAATGA
- a CDS encoding ferredoxin, which translates to MRIIVHKNKCQGHARCWAQAPGIFNLDDEGYILPGDIEVAERDELLASRGARSCPERALEIDATADALLTRLLFNQARGGVK; encoded by the coding sequence ATGCGCATCATCGTCCACAAAAACAAATGCCAAGGGCACGCTCGCTGCTGGGCGCAGGCGCCGGGCATCTTCAATCTGGATGACGAAGGCTACATCCTACCTGGAGACATCGAGGTAGCGGAGAGGGACGAACTCCTCGCCTCTCGAGGCGCTCGATCCTGCCCCGAGCGTGCGCTGGAAATCGATGCCACAGCCGATGCCTTGCTCACCCGGCTATTGTTCAATCAAGCCCGTGGAGGGGTCAAATAG
- a CDS encoding cytochrome P450 translates to MVRDFSLFTSPGMQRMPNGDPHAAVACVHDAPPIFYSPNNTRDGRGTWVITRAKDQRRVLQDTATFSSHRSIFASALGENWPMIPLELDPPAHGVFRSLLNPLFSPKRVMVLEPVIRERAITLIDRILAPSTSCDVMKNFAFPFAVSIFLGFLGLSDKELDTFVGWGRDLLHGENVKRTAAALAILGFIDELAAMRRKEPAGDFMSFAVGAQVNGRPLTDEEVRGIGVLLFVAGLDTVATAIGFDLAHLARNLKDQQLLRSEPDRIGLASEELLRAYSTVQMIRVATKDIDFDGAPIRKGDYISCATMIANRDPEEFECPNTIDLAREDNRHTAFAHGPHRCLGSHLARREIVIGLEEWLSRIPDFRIKEGTAPITFGGHVFGIENLILEWS, encoded by the coding sequence ATGGTGAGGGACTTTAGTCTGTTCACGTCCCCTGGCATGCAACGCATGCCCAACGGGGATCCTCACGCAGCTGTCGCTTGTGTCCATGACGCGCCGCCGATCTTTTACTCTCCCAACAACACGCGGGATGGCCGGGGAACCTGGGTCATCACGCGCGCCAAGGACCAGCGCCGAGTGCTGCAGGACACCGCGACATTTTCCAGCCATCGCAGCATCTTTGCCTCCGCGCTTGGCGAAAACTGGCCGATGATACCACTGGAACTCGACCCACCTGCGCACGGCGTCTTTCGCTCGCTGCTTAACCCGCTGTTTTCGCCCAAGCGGGTCATGGTTCTGGAGCCGGTCATCCGAGAGCGCGCGATTACGCTGATCGACAGGATCTTGGCGCCGAGCACAAGCTGTGACGTTATGAAGAATTTCGCGTTCCCCTTTGCTGTCAGTATCTTCCTTGGCTTTCTTGGTCTATCGGATAAGGAGCTGGACACGTTTGTCGGCTGGGGAAGGGATCTGCTTCACGGAGAGAATGTCAAACGAACGGCGGCGGCCCTGGCGATCTTGGGGTTTATCGACGAACTTGCAGCCATGCGCCGCAAGGAACCGGCCGGCGATTTCATGAGCTTCGCAGTTGGGGCGCAGGTCAACGGTCGCCCGCTGACCGATGAGGAGGTCCGTGGCATCGGGGTCCTTCTGTTCGTCGCGGGACTCGACACGGTAGCAACGGCGATAGGATTTGACCTAGCCCATCTCGCCCGCAATCTTAAAGATCAGCAATTGCTGCGCAGCGAACCGGATCGGATCGGACTTGCCTCCGAAGAATTGCTGCGCGCCTATTCGACCGTACAGATGATCCGCGTGGCAACGAAAGACATCGATTTCGATGGCGCGCCCATCCGCAAGGGCGACTACATTTCCTGCGCCACGATGATTGCCAATCGCGATCCGGAGGAATTCGAATGTCCCAATACGATCGATCTGGCACGGGAAGACAACCGCCACACCGCCTTTGCCCATGGCCCCCATCGTTGTCTTGGTTCGCACCTTGCCCGGAGGGAGATCGTCATCGGTCTGGAGGAATGGCTGTCCCGCATTCCCGACTTCCGTATCAAGGAAGGTACGGCACCCATCACCTTTGGCGGTCATGTGTTCGGAATCGAGAATCTGATTCTAGAGTGGTCCTGA
- a CDS encoding calcium-binding protein, translated as MENTIRGGQGSNSLFGSNGDDMILDPTGDDWIDGGTGSDSISAGEGNDRVFGGVGNDHVFGEEGNDYLYGDLGRGKPRILAATILNADNDKLYGGPGDDVLFAGDGRDSLTGGAGQDTFVFQFHNPAPGIDKNYGPNADHTTIVDFDPAQDTFTFDAVGLGSDGIEANFVNHATRGNQVDTFYSGPADGANGEHVVVITDHSFADGSAAAREISGEAAGDIIAFFNYKTMTADLGYVTSENQVDDFAHLGNVQSLLHLAGLGLTASDFMFF; from the coding sequence ATGGAAAACACAATTCGAGGCGGCCAGGGTAGCAACAGTCTCTTTGGCAGCAATGGGGATGATATGATCCTCGATCCGACGGGAGATGATTGGATCGATGGTGGTACCGGCAGCGACTCTATCTCGGCCGGCGAGGGCAATGACCGGGTCTTCGGTGGCGTGGGCAATGACCACGTCTTTGGCGAGGAGGGCAACGACTATCTCTACGGCGACCTTGGCCGCGGCAAACCGCGCATCCTCGCTGCGACCATCCTCAATGCGGACAACGACAAGCTCTATGGCGGCCCCGGCGACGACGTCCTCTTCGCGGGCGACGGTAGAGACTCTCTGACCGGGGGTGCCGGCCAGGACACCTTTGTATTCCAGTTCCACAACCCGGCCCCTGGAATTGATAAAAACTACGGGCCAAACGCTGACCACACCACCATTGTGGATTTTGACCCAGCGCAGGATACTTTCACCTTCGATGCAGTAGGTCTTGGCAGCGATGGTATTGAAGCGAATTTCGTGAACCACGCGACGCGTGGCAATCAGGTGGACACTTTCTACAGCGGCCCCGCCGATGGAGCGAACGGCGAGCACGTCGTAGTGATCACTGATCACAGTTTCGCCGATGGCTCGGCGGCAGCCAGGGAAATTTCCGGCGAGGCTGCAGGCGATATAATAGCCTTTTTCAATTATAAGACCATGACGGCGGACCTGGGTTATGTTACCTCCGAGAACCAAGTGGACGACTTCGCGCACCTTGGCAACGTGCAAAGTTTGCTCCACTTGGCTGGCCTGGGCCTGACCGCGTCGGATTTCATGTTCTTCTGA
- a CDS encoding radical SAM/SPASM domain-containing protein, whose translation MAESNSTNLQELRAAIPGGRVLEITTTTGCVVGCSYCPQEKFVNRQRAVSRVKHLCLDDFKRCLARVPTAVDVSFAGYSEPWLNPDCTEMVEHAHMSGHGIRIFTTLVGMNRRDLRRLQALRFRVFVVHVFDDGAYMNSRLVRGKYLDLIRELVDSDIPSIRFLVLGEVHPDIAGIVPAGALVRTRPLSSRGGSVDSRIVETRPRVVGALTCAEERQYRNVLLPNGDVALCCMDFERRHVLGNLLRDEYQELFEGPVFREIADRMNGKDGFLLCRVCEFAEAKK comes from the coding sequence GTGGCCGAGTCAAACTCGACAAACCTGCAGGAATTGCGCGCTGCCATCCCCGGCGGCAGGGTACTGGAAATAACGACCACCACAGGCTGCGTCGTCGGATGTTCTTATTGTCCGCAGGAAAAGTTCGTCAACCGGCAAAGAGCAGTATCCCGTGTGAAGCATCTTTGTCTTGACGATTTCAAGCGATGCCTGGCGCGCGTACCGACAGCTGTAGACGTTAGTTTTGCCGGCTACTCCGAGCCCTGGCTCAATCCGGATTGCACCGAAATGGTCGAGCATGCTCACATGTCCGGCCATGGCATCCGGATTTTCACGACACTTGTAGGAATGAACAGGCGCGATCTACGACGCTTGCAGGCGCTGCGCTTCAGGGTATTTGTGGTCCATGTTTTCGATGACGGCGCGTACATGAATAGCCGCCTTGTCCGTGGAAAATATCTGGACTTGATCCGTGAACTGGTCGACTCAGATATTCCCTCAATTCGATTTCTAGTGTTGGGTGAAGTCCATCCCGATATCGCCGGGATAGTTCCTGCGGGAGCGCTAGTTCGGACGCGACCGCTGAGTAGCAGAGGTGGAAGCGTCGATTCTAGGATCGTCGAAACTCGACCGCGCGTGGTCGGAGCACTGACATGTGCTGAGGAACGACAGTATCGGAATGTTCTTCTCCCAAATGGCGACGTTGCTCTCTGCTGCATGGATTTCGAGCGGCGCCATGTCTTGGGCAATCTCCTGCGCGACGAATATCAAGAGCTCTTCGAAGGGCCAGTTTTTAGGGAAATCGCCGATCGCATGAACGGCAAGGATGGTTTTTTGCTTTGCAGGGTATGTGAATTTGCCGAAGCAAAAAAGTAG
- a CDS encoding peroxiredoxin, translated as MAMKRKVPFVTFRTRVRDESIRGPNPYRWETKTSDDYFKGKRVILFSLPGAFTPTCSTYQLPDFEDLYTEFRKERIDEIYCLSVNDAFVMNAWSRAQGLKNVKLIPDGSGEFTRKMGMLVAKENLGFGMRSWRYAAIINNGVVEQWFEEEGLSDNCEADPYGVTSPQNILERLKAPAAA; from the coding sequence ATGGCCATGAAGAGGAAGGTTCCCTTCGTCACGTTCCGCACGCGTGTTCGCGATGAGTCTATCCGTGGGCCAAACCCATACCGGTGGGAAACCAAGACGTCGGACGACTATTTCAAGGGCAAGCGGGTCATCCTGTTCTCGCTGCCGGGCGCCTTCACCCCGACCTGCTCCACCTACCAGCTGCCCGATTTCGAGGATCTCTACACCGAGTTCCGGAAGGAGCGCATCGACGAGATCTACTGTCTCTCCGTCAATGATGCATTCGTCATGAACGCCTGGAGCAGGGCCCAGGGGCTGAAAAACGTCAAGCTCATTCCCGACGGCTCGGGCGAATTCACCCGCAAGATGGGCATGCTGGTCGCCAAGGAGAATCTCGGATTCGGGATGCGTTCCTGGCGCTACGCAGCAATAATCAACAATGGCGTGGTGGAGCAGTGGTTCGAGGAGGAAGGCCTGTCCGACAACTGCGAAGCCGACCCCTATGGCGTCACTTCTCCGCAAAATATTCTTGAGAGGCTGAAGGCCCCGGCCGCCGCATGA